One part of the Methylobacterium mesophilicum SR1.6/6 genome encodes these proteins:
- a CDS encoding glycosyltransferase, with protein sequence MEIALVAVGTHGDVLPFIALGHELLARGHGVSLAAPAPFEAMARRAGLAFQPLGSTADYDAVIRQPDLWHPRRGFKPMFDFALKVAEPTCLWLGATRARTANLIVVASPLSWGARLAQDLYDLPTATLHVMPFLIESWFDPPRLPGLPLPRLLPARLRAFINRGTDKVAVGPFTLPPLNALRRRLGLDPVRRLRHWWNSPTAMLLMFPDWYAAPQPDWPAQAVQLGFPLVDRFGDVPAMPPELESFLAAGRTPDDAPIVFTYGSAMRQGAGFFQTAVQVCRRMGRRGVLLAPQGGQIPGPLPDGIIHVPYAPLSALLPLSAALVHHGGVGTVAQALAAGVPQLVVPVAFDHFDEGRRLKDRRLGATLSRRIFRPARAARVIGRLLADPEVARACAQAKARIAEGRDATAEACAQVEAIAVANGLGTPSPRSDVGRDVGSPRRARAERRWTA encoded by the coding sequence ATCGAGATCGCGCTCGTAGCCGTCGGGACACACGGCGACGTGCTACCGTTCATCGCGCTCGGCCATGAACTCCTGGCCCGCGGCCACGGTGTCAGCCTCGCCGCCCCGGCCCCGTTCGAGGCCATGGCCCGCCGGGCGGGCCTGGCTTTCCAGCCCCTCGGCAGCACCGCCGACTACGACGCAGTGATCCGGCAGCCGGACCTGTGGCATCCGCGCCGGGGCTTCAAGCCGATGTTCGACTTCGCCCTCAAGGTGGCCGAGCCCACCTGCCTGTGGCTGGGCGCCACCCGGGCGCGCACCGCGAACCTGATCGTGGTGGCCTCGCCTCTGAGCTGGGGCGCACGGCTCGCCCAGGATCTCTACGATCTGCCCACCGCCACGCTGCACGTGATGCCGTTCCTGATCGAGAGCTGGTTCGATCCGCCGCGGCTGCCCGGATTGCCGTTGCCGCGCCTCCTGCCCGCTCGCCTGCGCGCCTTCATCAACCGCGGCACCGACAAAGTCGCGGTGGGTCCGTTCACGCTGCCGCCGCTCAACGCGCTACGCCGACGCCTCGGCCTCGACCCGGTCCGCCGGCTGCGCCATTGGTGGAACAGTCCCACCGCCATGCTGCTGATGTTCCCGGACTGGTACGCCGCCCCGCAGCCCGACTGGCCGGCCCAGGCGGTGCAGCTCGGCTTCCCGCTGGTCGACCGCTTCGGCGATGTCCCGGCCATGCCGCCGGAACTGGAGTCGTTCCTGGCCGCGGGCCGGACCCCGGACGATGCGCCGATCGTGTTCACCTACGGTTCGGCCATGCGCCAGGGGGCGGGCTTCTTCCAGACCGCGGTGCAGGTCTGCCGGCGGATGGGCCGCCGCGGCGTCCTGCTCGCGCCGCAGGGCGGCCAGATCCCGGGGCCGCTGCCCGACGGGATCATCCACGTGCCCTACGCGCCCCTGAGCGCGCTGCTGCCCCTGAGCGCCGCCCTGGTCCATCACGGGGGCGTGGGGACCGTGGCACAGGCCCTGGCCGCGGGGGTGCCGCAACTCGTCGTCCCAGTGGCGTTCGACCATTTCGACGAGGGCCGGCGCCTTAAGGACCGGCGCCTCGGGGCGACTTTGAGCCGCCGGATCTTCCGGCCGGCTCGCGCCGCCCGGGTGATCGGCCGGCTGCTGGCCGATCCGGAGGTGGCCCGCGCCTGCGCGCAGGCCAAGGCGCGCATCGCGGAGGGTCGCGACGCTACTGCGGAGGCCTGCGCGCAGGTCGAGGCAATCGCCGTCGCGAACGGCTTGGGGACGCCGAGTCCACGCAGTGATGTGGGCCGCGATGTGGGAAGTCCGCGCCGCGCCCGGGCGGAACGCCGCTGGACGGCCTGA
- the mce gene encoding methylmalonyl-CoA epimerase has product MIGRLNHVAIAVQDLDAACAVYRDTLGATITAPLPQPEHGVTVVFVELPNSKIELMAPLGEGSPVEAFVARNPGGGIHHVCYEVDDILAARDKLKAQGARVLGTGEPRIGAHGKPVLFLHPKDFLGTLVELEQV; this is encoded by the coding sequence ATGATCGGCCGTCTCAACCATGTGGCCATCGCCGTGCAGGATCTCGATGCCGCCTGCGCGGTTTATCGCGACACGCTGGGCGCGACGATCACCGCACCCCTGCCGCAGCCGGAACACGGCGTCACCGTCGTGTTCGTGGAGCTGCCGAACAGCAAGATCGAGCTGATGGCGCCCCTAGGCGAGGGCTCGCCGGTCGAGGCCTTCGTGGCGCGCAACCCGGGCGGGGGCATCCACCACGTCTGCTACGAGGTCGACGACATCCTGGCCGCCCGCGACAAGCTGAAGGCGCAGGGCGCCCGGGTGCTCGGCACCGGCGAGCCGCGGATCGGCGCCCACGGCAAGCCGGTCCTGTTCCTGCACCCCAAGGACTTCCTCGGCACCCTGGTCGAGCTGGAACAGGTGTGA
- a CDS encoding ribonuclease J, whose amino-acid sequence MATGQEELVFLPLGGVGEIGMNAALYGFGPEKGRKWIMVDCGMGFASEEKMPGIDLMYPDLTFIEEKRKDLLGIFITHAHEDHIGAISELWSRLKAPVYATRFAKNLLETRRLSEAGAPKVDLREVKPGRRVTVGPFELEYVPVSHSIPESNAIAIRTAAGLVVHTGDWKIDPTPVAGEVTSPEAFTALGDEGILALVCDSTNVVREGFSPSEREVAATLKTLIAEAPHRVAVTTFASNVARIRAVAEAAVACGREIVAVGRAMDRVIDVARECGYLDGLPEFRRSDSWKSLPRERVVALLTGSQGEPRAALARVSRRDHPDISLTAGDRVIFSSRAIPGNERDVGAIINDLIEQGVEVITDRTALVHVSGHPRRDEMVEMYKWTRPGTAIPVHGEALHLDEHARFARAQGVQNVVKARNGSLIRLSPGTPEVIDHVKAGRLFKDGDVLIDEKDRAIPERRKLMQAGLVSVAIAIDEDGVVLGEPAVDIIGLPNRGRSGEPLIETVVDAVSRTLSGMSRGKLKDSESVEKTVDRAVRTAVNEVWGKKPACHVQVVEV is encoded by the coding sequence ATGGCAACAGGACAGGAAGAGCTCGTCTTCCTGCCGCTCGGCGGCGTGGGCGAGATCGGGATGAATGCGGCGCTCTACGGCTTCGGGCCGGAGAAGGGCCGCAAGTGGATCATGGTCGATTGCGGCATGGGCTTCGCCAGCGAGGAGAAGATGCCGGGCATCGACCTGATGTACCCGGACCTCACCTTCATCGAGGAGAAGCGCAAGGACCTGCTCGGAATCTTCATCACCCACGCCCACGAGGACCATATCGGAGCGATCTCGGAGCTGTGGTCGCGGCTCAAGGCGCCGGTCTACGCGACCCGCTTCGCCAAGAACCTGCTTGAGACCCGCCGCCTGTCCGAGGCCGGCGCCCCGAAGGTGGACCTGCGCGAGGTGAAGCCCGGCCGGCGCGTGACCGTCGGTCCGTTCGAGCTCGAATATGTGCCGGTCTCGCACTCGATCCCAGAATCGAACGCCATCGCGATCCGCACCGCGGCCGGCCTCGTGGTTCATACCGGCGACTGGAAGATCGACCCGACGCCGGTGGCCGGCGAGGTCACCTCGCCCGAGGCCTTCACGGCGCTCGGCGACGAGGGCATCCTGGCGCTCGTCTGCGATTCCACCAACGTGGTCCGCGAGGGCTTTTCCCCCAGCGAGCGCGAAGTTGCGGCGACCCTCAAGACCCTGATCGCCGAGGCACCCCACCGGGTCGCGGTGACCACCTTCGCGTCGAACGTCGCGCGCATCCGGGCCGTCGCCGAGGCGGCGGTGGCGTGCGGCCGCGAGATCGTGGCGGTCGGCCGGGCCATGGACCGGGTGATCGACGTGGCCCGCGAGTGTGGCTACCTCGACGGCCTGCCTGAGTTCCGCCGCTCGGATTCGTGGAAGAGCCTGCCCAGGGAGCGGGTCGTGGCCCTGCTCACCGGCTCGCAGGGCGAGCCGCGGGCGGCTCTGGCCCGGGTCTCCCGCCGCGACCACCCGGACATCAGCCTGACCGCGGGCGACCGGGTGATCTTCTCCTCGCGCGCGATTCCCGGCAACGAGCGCGACGTCGGCGCGATCATCAACGACCTGATCGAGCAGGGCGTCGAGGTGATCACCGACCGCACCGCCCTGGTCCACGTCTCCGGCCACCCGCGCCGGGACGAGATGGTCGAGATGTACAAGTGGACGCGGCCCGGCACCGCGATCCCGGTCCACGGCGAGGCGCTTCACCTCGACGAGCATGCCCGCTTCGCCCGCGCGCAAGGCGTGCAGAACGTCGTGAAGGCCCGCAACGGCAGCCTGATCCGCCTGAGCCCCGGCACGCCGGAGGTGATCGACCACGTGAAGGCCGGCCGCCTGTTCAAGGACGGCGACGTCCTGATCGACGAGAAGGACCGGGCGATCCCGGAGCGGCGGAAGCTGATGCAGGCGGGCCTCGTCTCGGTGGCGATCGCCATCGACGAGGACGGCGTCGTGCTCGGCGAGCCGGCAGTGGACATCATCGGCCTGCCGAACCGGGGACGGTCCGGCGAGCCGCTGATCGAGACCGTGGTGGATGCCGTGTCGCGGACCCTGTCGGGGATGTCGCGGGGCAAGCTCAAGGACTCGGAGAGCGTCGAGAAGACGGTCGACCGGGCGGTGCGCACCGCCGTCAACGAGGTCTGGGGCAAGAAGCCCGCCTGCCACGTGCAGGTTGTGGAGGTTTAG
- a CDS encoding ABC transporter ATP-binding protein, producing the protein MSDSSQTTGDQPVPALFFSRVERRYAQAEGALEILRGADLAIWPGELVALVAPSGAGKSTLLHLAGLLERPDGGEIYIGGQPTAAMADSERTRLRREEMGFVYQFHHLLPEFSALENVVMPQLIRGLKRPEARARATELLSFLGLKERLPHRPAELSGGEQQRVAIARAVANGPRLLLADEPTGNLDPGTAGHVFSVLMALVRASGLAALVATHNLDLAARMDRRVTIRDGLITPLD; encoded by the coding sequence ATGAGCGATTCGAGCCAGACGACCGGCGACCAGCCGGTGCCGGCCCTGTTCTTCTCCCGCGTCGAGCGGCGCTACGCCCAGGCCGAGGGCGCGCTGGAGATTCTGCGCGGGGCCGACCTCGCGATCTGGCCGGGGGAGCTGGTGGCGCTGGTGGCGCCGTCGGGCGCCGGCAAGTCGACCCTGCTGCACCTCGCCGGCCTGCTGGAGCGGCCGGACGGCGGCGAGATCTACATCGGTGGCCAGCCCACCGCCGCGATGGCGGATTCCGAGCGCACCCGCCTGCGCCGCGAGGAGATGGGTTTCGTCTACCAGTTCCACCATCTGCTGCCGGAATTCTCCGCCCTGGAGAACGTGGTGATGCCCCAGCTCATCCGCGGCCTGAAGCGCCCGGAGGCCCGAGCCCGAGCCACCGAACTCCTGAGCTTCCTCGGCCTCAAGGAGCGCCTGCCGCATCGCCCGGCGGAGCTGTCGGGGGGCGAGCAGCAGCGGGTGGCGATCGCCCGGGCGGTGGCCAACGGCCCGCGGCTCCTGCTCGCCGACGAGCCCACCGGCAATCTCGACCCGGGCACGGCCGGGCACGTCTTCTCGGTGCTGATGGCCCTGGTCCGCGCCTCGGGCCTCGCCGCCCTGGTGGCGACCCACAATCTGGACCTCGCCGCCCGTATGGACCGCCGGGTGACCATCCGCGACGGGCTGATCACGCCGCTCGACTGA
- a CDS encoding lipoprotein-releasing ABC transporter permease subunit, protein MDRLKGLFAASFREGTAPFAPFEWILAGRYLRARRRGGGVSVVAFFSVLGIALGVATLIIVLSVMNGFRAELLSKIVGINGHLFATPIDRPFDDWTDLSERLSKVAGVRAAVPLVEGQAFASSQYGGSGVIIRGVRAADLDALAAVSTSIRGGTLEGFDDGTGVLIGRRLADTLGLQAGDTITLVTPKGSSTPFGTAPRTKSYTVKAVFEVGMTEFDQTFVFMPLAEAQAFFNKDGDVSMIEIYVDDPDHVGDMREPLELAAERPILLTDWRQRNRTFFGALEVERNVMFLILSLIVVVATLNIVSGLILLVRDKSSDIAILRTMGATPGTIMRVFLINGALIGVVGTLSGLALGILITLNIKPIQHVLFPGAWDPTVRFLAEIPAQMNPKEITAVVITSLLLSLAATLYPSWRAARLDPVQALRYG, encoded by the coding sequence ATGGACCGGCTGAAGGGCCTCTTTGCGGCCTCGTTCCGCGAGGGCACCGCGCCCTTCGCGCCGTTCGAGTGGATCCTCGCCGGCCGCTACCTCCGGGCGCGGCGCCGGGGTGGCGGCGTATCGGTGGTGGCGTTCTTCTCGGTGCTGGGCATCGCGCTGGGCGTCGCCACGCTGATCATCGTGCTTTCCGTGATGAACGGCTTCCGCGCCGAGCTGCTGTCGAAGATCGTGGGCATCAACGGCCACCTCTTCGCCACGCCGATCGACCGACCGTTCGACGACTGGACCGACCTCTCGGAGCGCCTGTCGAAGGTAGCGGGTGTGCGCGCGGCGGTGCCGCTGGTGGAGGGACAGGCCTTCGCCTCGTCGCAGTACGGCGGCTCCGGCGTCATCATCCGCGGCGTGCGGGCGGCCGATCTCGACGCCCTGGCGGCCGTGTCCACCTCGATCCGCGGCGGCACCCTGGAGGGTTTCGATGACGGCACCGGCGTCCTGATCGGCCGGCGGCTCGCCGACACGCTGGGCCTGCAGGCCGGCGACACGATCACGCTGGTGACGCCGAAGGGCTCGTCAACGCCCTTCGGGACCGCGCCGCGCACCAAGAGCTACACGGTCAAGGCGGTGTTCGAGGTCGGCATGACCGAGTTCGACCAGACCTTCGTGTTCATGCCGCTCGCCGAGGCGCAGGCCTTCTTCAACAAGGACGGCGACGTCAGCATGATCGAGATCTACGTCGACGATCCCGACCATGTCGGCGACATGCGCGAGCCCCTGGAACTGGCGGCGGAACGCCCGATCCTGCTCACCGACTGGCGCCAGCGCAACCGGACCTTCTTCGGAGCCCTGGAGGTCGAGCGGAACGTGATGTTCCTGATCCTCAGTCTGATCGTCGTGGTGGCGACGCTCAACATCGTCTCCGGGCTGATCCTCCTTGTGCGCGACAAGTCGAGCGACATCGCGATCCTGCGCACCATGGGGGCGACGCCGGGCACGATCATGCGGGTATTCCTGATCAACGGCGCCCTGATCGGCGTGGTCGGCACGCTCAGCGGGCTGGCGCTCGGCATCCTGATCACGCTCAACATCAAGCCGATCCAGCACGTGCTGTTTCCGGGCGCCTGGGATCCCACCGTGCGCTTCCTCGCCGAGATCCCGGCCCAGATGAACCCGAAGGAGATCACCGCCGTGGTGATCACCTCGCTGCTGCTGTCGCTCGCGGCGACGCTCTATCCCTCCTGGCGCGCCGCCCGGCTCGATCCGGTGCAGGCCCTCCGCTACGGCTGA
- a CDS encoding DUF1467 family protein yields MATLARSTPMTLAVITALVAVFVAAGVSLFKLTVGGAIALYFVVWWTLLFAVLPLRNQPETRPSHVVPGQDPGAPAAPRLREKAIWTTLVAGAAFLIALAVFPLTGL; encoded by the coding sequence ATGGCGACGCTCGCCCGCTCCACGCCGATGACGCTCGCCGTCATCACCGCGCTGGTGGCCGTCTTCGTGGCCGCAGGGGTGAGCCTGTTCAAGCTGACGGTGGGGGGCGCCATCGCCCTCTACTTCGTGGTCTGGTGGACGCTGCTCTTCGCGGTTCTGCCCCTGCGCAACCAGCCGGAGACGCGACCCAGCCACGTGGTGCCGGGACAGGACCCGGGCGCGCCCGCGGCGCCGCGGCTGCGCGAGAAAGCCATCTGGACGACGCTCGTGGCGGGGGCCGCCTTCCTCATCGCCCTGGCGGTGTTCCCGCTCACCGGGCTGTAG
- the proS gene encoding proline--tRNA ligase, with protein MRLSRYFMPTLRETPKEAEIVSHRLMLRAGLVRQEAAGIYAWLPLGLRVLERVCAVIRREQDRSGAIEILMPTVQSAELWRESGRYDAYGKEMLRLKDRHEREMLYGPTAEEMVTEIFRASVRSYKDLPKNLYQISWKFRDEVRPRFGTMRSREFLMKDAYSFDFDQAGARHAYNRMFVAYLRTFAGLGLKAIPMRADTGPIGGDLSHEFIILAKTGESEVFCDKAYLDFDIPPETVDFDDVAALQGIVDAWTSHYAATEEMHEPEAFAEVPEESRLAARGIEVGHIFYFGTKYSEPMGAKVAGPDGIERPVHMGSYGIGPSRLVAAIIEASHDEAGIIWPDAVAPFDVALINLKVGDAATDAACAQIQSDLETAGLSVLYDDRDERPGAKFATADLIGLPWQVIVGPKGLAEGKVELKRRAGGERESLATVDLLARIRRV; from the coding sequence ATGCGTCTCTCCCGCTACTTCATGCCAACCTTGCGCGAGACGCCCAAGGAAGCCGAGATCGTCTCGCACCGGCTGATGCTGCGCGCCGGTCTAGTCCGCCAGGAAGCCGCCGGCATCTACGCTTGGCTGCCGCTCGGCCTGCGGGTGCTGGAGCGCGTCTGCGCGGTGATCCGCCGGGAGCAGGACCGCTCCGGCGCCATCGAGATCCTGATGCCGACGGTGCAATCCGCCGAGCTATGGCGGGAATCCGGTCGCTACGACGCCTACGGCAAGGAGATGCTGCGCCTGAAGGACCGGCACGAGCGCGAGATGCTCTACGGTCCCACCGCCGAGGAGATGGTCACCGAGATTTTTCGCGCGAGCGTCCGATCGTACAAGGATCTCCCGAAGAACCTCTACCAGATCTCGTGGAAGTTCCGCGACGAGGTGCGGCCGCGCTTCGGCACCATGCGCTCCCGCGAGTTCCTGATGAAGGACGCCTACTCGTTCGACTTCGATCAAGCCGGCGCCCGCCACGCCTACAACCGGATGTTCGTGGCCTACCTGCGGACCTTCGCGGGCCTCGGCCTCAAGGCGATCCCGATGCGCGCCGATACCGGCCCGATCGGCGGCGACTTGTCCCACGAGTTCATCATCCTGGCCAAGACCGGCGAGAGCGAGGTCTTCTGCGACAAGGCCTATCTCGACTTCGACATCCCGCCCGAGACCGTCGATTTCGACGACGTCGCCGCTCTTCAGGGCATCGTCGATGCCTGGACCTCGCACTATGCGGCCACCGAGGAGATGCACGAGCCGGAGGCCTTCGCGGAGGTGCCGGAGGAGAGCCGCCTCGCGGCCCGCGGCATCGAGGTTGGCCACATCTTCTATTTCGGGACCAAGTACTCCGAGCCGATGGGCGCCAAGGTCGCCGGGCCGGACGGGATCGAGCGCCCGGTCCACATGGGCTCCTATGGCATCGGCCCGAGCCGGCTGGTGGCGGCGATCATCGAGGCGAGCCACGACGAGGCCGGGATCATCTGGCCGGACGCGGTAGCGCCGTTCGACGTGGCGCTGATCAACCTCAAGGTCGGCGATGCTGCCACCGACGCCGCCTGCGCGCAGATCCAGTCAGACCTCGAGACCGCCGGCCTGTCGGTGCTCTACGACGACCGCGACGAGCGCCCCGGCGCCAAGTTCGCCACCGCAGACCTGATCGGCCTGCCCTGGCAGGTGATCGTCGGGCCGAAGGGTCTGGCCGAGGGCAAGGTGGAGCTGAAGCGGCGTGCCGGCGGCGAGCGCGAGAGCCTCGCGACCGTCGACCTGCTGGCGCGCATCCGGCGCGTCTGA
- the nuoN gene encoding NADH-quinone oxidoreductase subunit NuoN: MTTVHSVLPSLAPLLPELILGIGVMVLILYGAWRGDRSAESVSIGALVLLLVALSVVISQPVNGRVTTLSGAFVSDSFAKVMKSLVLLGSSATILLAHDFFKRERIDRFEFPVLIVLCTIGMMVMVSANDLIALYLGLELQSLAAYVIAAFHRDDVKSTEAGLKYFVLGALSSGMLLYGASLVYGFTGTVSFPGIVSALNENAGFGIVLGIVFLAAGVCFKLAAVPFHMWTPDVYEGSPTPVTAFFASAPKMAAVAMTVRVFIGAMPDVTAIWQQIFIFVSVASMALGSFAAIGQTSIKRLMAYSSIANIGYALIGLASGSEEGISGLVTYMIIYLAMTLGTFAIILSLRRRDVMFEKIEDLSGLSRTHPWLAFCLAAMMFSLAGIPPLAGFFAKFYVFAAAIKAGLVTLAVIGVVTSVVGAYYYLRVVRIMYFDEPKEPYEAMAPGLRVVLALSSVVVVLFFLLPGPLVGAAGRAAKSLF, translated from the coding sequence ATGACAACCGTCCACTCCGTCCTGCCCTCGCTGGCGCCGCTCCTGCCCGAGCTGATCCTCGGCATCGGCGTCATGGTGCTGATCCTCTACGGCGCGTGGCGCGGGGATCGCTCGGCCGAGTCCGTCAGCATCGGCGCCCTAGTCCTGCTCCTCGTCGCCCTGTCGGTGGTGATCTCCCAGCCGGTGAACGGACGGGTCACGACCCTGTCGGGCGCGTTCGTGTCGGACAGCTTCGCCAAGGTGATGAAGTCGCTGGTGCTGCTCGGCTCCTCGGCGACGATCCTGCTGGCGCACGATTTCTTCAAGCGCGAGCGGATCGACCGGTTCGAGTTCCCCGTGTTGATCGTGCTCTGCACCATCGGCATGATGGTGATGGTCTCGGCCAACGACCTGATCGCGCTCTATCTCGGTCTGGAGTTGCAGTCGCTCGCCGCCTACGTGATCGCGGCGTTCCACCGAGACGACGTGAAGTCCACCGAGGCCGGCCTCAAGTACTTCGTGCTCGGCGCGCTGTCGTCCGGCATGCTGCTCTACGGCGCCTCGCTGGTCTACGGCTTCACCGGCACGGTCTCGTTCCCCGGCATCGTCTCGGCGCTCAACGAGAATGCCGGCTTCGGCATCGTGCTGGGCATCGTGTTCCTGGCGGCCGGCGTCTGCTTCAAGCTCGCGGCCGTGCCGTTCCACATGTGGACGCCCGACGTCTACGAGGGCTCGCCGACCCCGGTGACGGCCTTCTTCGCCTCGGCGCCCAAGATGGCCGCGGTGGCGATGACCGTGCGGGTCTTCATCGGCGCGATGCCGGACGTGACGGCGATCTGGCAGCAGATCTTCATCTTCGTCTCGGTGGCGTCGATGGCGCTGGGCTCCTTCGCGGCCATCGGCCAGACGTCGATCAAGCGCCTGATGGCCTACTCGTCCATCGCCAATATCGGCTACGCGCTGATCGGCCTGGCGTCCGGCTCGGAGGAGGGGATCAGCGGGCTCGTCACCTACATGATCATCTACCTCGCGATGACGCTCGGCACCTTCGCGATCATTCTGTCGCTGCGGCGCCGGGACGTGATGTTCGAGAAGATCGAGGACCTGTCGGGCCTGTCGCGCACCCATCCGTGGCTCGCCTTCTGCCTTGCGGCGATGATGTTCTCGCTGGCTGGCATCCCGCCGCTCGCCGGGTTCTTCGCGAAGTTCTACGTCTTCGCCGCCGCCATCAAGGCAGGCCTCGTGACGCTGGCGGTGATCGGCGTGGTGACCAGCGTGGTCGGCGCCTACTACTATCTGCGTGTCGTGCGGATCATGTACTTCGACGAGCCGAAGGAGCCGTACGAGGCGATGGCCCCGGGCCTGCGCGTCGTGCTCGCTTTGTCGAGCGTCGTAGTGGTCCTGTTCTTCCTCCTGCCCGGGCCGCTGGTCGGCGCCGCCGGCCGGGCCGCCAAGTCGCTGTTCTAG
- a CDS encoding biotin--[acetyl-CoA-carboxylase] ligase, whose translation MPYRLGPEARSQGHRLHVHDTLGSTNTEAMAQARAGETGPLWVVTHRQEAGRGRRGNSWTALPGNLAASVLWPVAGVASDHLAELGFVAGLALIEALQAACGTLPDTGSGADARSLRLKWPNDVLLGGAKLAGLLLEAETLPGGRRAVVVGFGVNVAAAPDGLPATSLAAAGYAVDAEALLEHLSDRMAARARAWDRGRNFAALRADWLARAAGLGSEIAVRSGGHTLTGVFETIDEGGRLVILAPDGNRHTVTAGEVHFGSAATAA comes from the coding sequence TTGCCCTACCGACTCGGGCCCGAGGCGCGCAGCCAGGGCCACCGCCTGCACGTCCATGACACCCTCGGCTCCACCAACACGGAGGCGATGGCGCAGGCGCGCGCGGGCGAGACCGGACCGCTCTGGGTGGTGACGCACCGGCAGGAGGCGGGCCGCGGGCGGCGCGGCAACAGCTGGACGGCCCTTCCGGGAAACCTCGCTGCAAGCGTGCTCTGGCCGGTCGCCGGGGTGGCGTCGGATCACCTTGCCGAACTGGGCTTCGTGGCTGGGCTGGCGCTGATCGAGGCGCTGCAGGCGGCCTGCGGCACCCTGCCGGATACCGGATCCGGGGCGGACGCCCGATCTCTCCGGCTCAAATGGCCGAACGACGTGCTGCTCGGCGGCGCCAAGCTCGCGGGCTTGCTTCTGGAGGCCGAGACGCTGCCGGGCGGCCGGCGTGCCGTAGTCGTCGGCTTCGGCGTCAACGTCGCGGCGGCTCCGGACGGGCTTCCCGCCACAAGCTTGGCGGCGGCGGGTTACGCCGTCGACGCTGAGGCGCTACTGGAACACCTCTCGGATCGGATGGCCGCGCGGGCGCGCGCCTGGGACCGGGGACGGAATTTCGCTGCCCTGCGCGCCGATTGGCTGGCGCGGGCCGCCGGTCTCGGATCCGAGATCGCGGTGCGCAGCGGCGGACATACCCTCACGGGCGTGTTCGAGACGATCGACGAGGGGGGGCGGCTCGTGATCCTCGCCCCCGATGGGAACCGGCATACCGTGACGGCGGGCGAGGTGCATTTCGGATCGGCCGCGACGGCGGCCTGA